A region of Streptomyces sp. TG1A-60 DNA encodes the following proteins:
- a CDS encoding ketoacyl-ACP synthase III — protein sequence MPKWELAPVSPRSVALALPERIVTNAELCETLDTTPEWIEEKTGILERRFLESHETVLDLAVEAAEKAMAAADVGARGIDVLVVACTSPDWIMPSLGVSLAERLGIETPRILDLTQHACASSAYGIHTASCLLQEPGLDTALVVCAERGSGITDPQDRLTRIFFGDAAGAVVLRRTDGADGLLSYDLGNVYSDGVRMATAWRVDQEVPTSTTETPRSPYIFMDGNVVLREAMTRVPKSLSEALSLAGVTADEVSGFAVHQANAKLVRHIGRIAGAVPERVPVTADILGNTAAASPLTALWRLASEGRARRGDVIVLGAIGAGFLFGSLVFRLPEDLVAAEVPGMGRSGGN from the coding sequence ATGCCCAAATGGGAACTCGCACCGGTCAGTCCACGCAGCGTCGCACTGGCGTTACCCGAGAGGATCGTCACGAACGCGGAGCTGTGCGAAACGCTGGACACCACGCCGGAGTGGATCGAGGAGAAGACCGGAATTCTGGAACGCCGGTTTCTCGAATCGCACGAGACCGTTCTCGACCTCGCGGTCGAGGCGGCCGAGAAGGCCATGGCGGCGGCCGACGTCGGGGCCCGCGGCATCGACGTCCTGGTCGTCGCGTGCACGAGCCCGGACTGGATCATGCCGTCCCTGGGAGTGAGCCTCGCCGAGCGCCTCGGCATCGAAACCCCGCGGATACTCGACCTGACCCAACACGCGTGCGCCTCGTCCGCGTACGGGATCCACACGGCCTCCTGCCTGCTGCAGGAACCGGGCCTGGACACCGCGCTGGTCGTCTGCGCCGAGCGGGGCTCCGGCATCACCGATCCGCAGGACCGCCTCACGCGGATCTTCTTCGGAGACGCCGCGGGGGCCGTGGTGCTCCGCAGGACGGACGGCGCGGACGGCCTGCTCAGTTACGACCTCGGCAACGTCTACTCGGACGGCGTCCGGATGGCGACAGCCTGGCGGGTGGACCAGGAGGTGCCGACGTCGACGACGGAGACCCCCCGGTCGCCGTACATCTTCATGGACGGCAACGTGGTGCTGCGGGAGGCGATGACCAGGGTGCCGAAGTCCCTGAGCGAGGCGCTCTCGCTGGCCGGCGTCACGGCGGACGAGGTGAGCGGCTTCGCGGTCCACCAGGCGAACGCCAAGCTGGTGCGGCACATCGGGCGCATCGCCGGCGCCGTACCCGAACGGGTCCCCGTCACCGCCGACATCCTCGGCAACACCGCCGCGGCCTCACCGCTGACGGCACTGTGGCGGCTGGCCAGTGAGGGCCGGGCCCGGCGCGGCGACGTCATCGTGCTCGGCGCGATCGGGGCAGGCTTCCTCTTCGGCTCGCTCGTCTTCCGGCTCCCGGAAGACCTCGTCGCGGCGGAGGTCCCCGGAATGGGCCGTTCCGGAGGGAACTGA
- a CDS encoding antitoxin — MTALTIRDVPDDQIQTLKVRAAQAGKSLQAYFLDLIAREASKPTMAEMVARLNRETTASVSTEDVLAAIDEARTGR, encoded by the coding sequence ATGACTGCTCTGACGATTCGGGACGTCCCGGATGACCAGATCCAGACCTTGAAGGTTCGTGCTGCCCAGGCGGGCAAGTCCCTCCAGGCTTACTTCCTCGATCTCATCGCGCGCGAGGCGTCCAAGCCCACCATGGCGGAGATGGTGGCGCGCTTGAACCGGGAGACTACGGCCAGCGTCAGCACGGAGGACGTGCTGGCCGCGATCGACGAGGCCAGGACCGGGAGGTGA
- a CDS encoding RNase A-like domain-containing protein, protein MGTPPQGQNGTIDVKPTDLHRVSGGVASQQTVMDRGAKSLLDELHKYPDAGGYGTSPQAFATSYVKVGNRFLEVWARSVVSIGGAAVGFTATANAYAKAEAANDPKGKAKPVVQPLPKVIEKPPAYGSVPNLKWGDDDGGDDFVRRLLEWVPEPVRDILRPVVKHAYRMGKVADVYPYPQQHYLNSLSKAWMTTTTSLSTAESGLTGNVSSITQQTNSEWYDAMRQFCSSLWGTTAWGKSRENYEWKHDSSSSQTATHPVMTVLFDTAQKVSDLLYQFAEAAVYLNQEVWEVYIEAVHDAIPKVEVNLKDGIGMDDVTGLVKGVVKGVAKGASQLGQGIVLNMDTAKLNSIVTTYNRRVDALVPQLDALMAPLDEAHRSAPTFEAQEARAQGFGMRALEEFKGSQVWLKIDSTGKYDLNLAANEYMENGHSLDKHVGKTDEQLTQRLRDQQTNGPTQAWPYGKPYPSSSSAFPNYQRAEDLTEYNLNKNQAAIEAWIKSPPPPADGDVKGFHATAPNGETSGRSVSKQPVDPNDPLSGYKQGGMDAKAYDVTGIDTRIRYDSGRTPPFTVMTSMPSKS, encoded by the coding sequence ATGGGGACACCACCGCAGGGCCAGAACGGCACCATCGACGTCAAGCCGACCGACCTCCACCGCGTCTCCGGCGGTGTGGCGAGCCAGCAGACCGTGATGGACAGGGGCGCCAAGAGCCTGCTCGACGAGCTGCACAAGTACCCGGACGCCGGCGGTTACGGAACCTCGCCCCAGGCGTTCGCGACGTCGTACGTCAAGGTGGGCAATCGTTTCCTTGAGGTGTGGGCCAGGAGTGTGGTCAGCATCGGGGGTGCGGCCGTCGGCTTCACCGCGACCGCCAATGCCTATGCGAAGGCCGAGGCGGCCAACGACCCCAAGGGGAAGGCGAAGCCGGTCGTCCAGCCGTTGCCGAAGGTCATCGAGAAGCCGCCCGCCTATGGCTCCGTACCCAATCTGAAGTGGGGCGACGACGACGGCGGCGACGACTTCGTCCGCAGGCTCCTCGAATGGGTGCCCGAGCCGGTCCGGGACATACTGAGGCCGGTGGTAAAGCACGCCTACCGGATGGGAAAGGTCGCCGATGTCTACCCGTATCCGCAGCAGCACTACCTGAACTCGCTGTCCAAGGCGTGGATGACGACGACCACCTCGCTCTCCACGGCGGAGAGCGGACTGACCGGGAACGTCAGCAGTATCACGCAGCAGACCAACAGCGAGTGGTACGACGCGATGCGCCAGTTCTGCAGTTCACTCTGGGGTACGACGGCATGGGGAAAGAGCCGCGAGAACTACGAGTGGAAACACGACAGTTCCTCCTCACAGACCGCCACTCACCCCGTGATGACCGTGCTGTTCGATACGGCTCAGAAAGTCAGCGATCTCCTCTACCAATTCGCCGAGGCAGCGGTCTACCTCAATCAGGAGGTGTGGGAGGTCTATATCGAAGCCGTACACGACGCGATCCCCAAGGTCGAGGTCAACCTCAAGGACGGCATCGGCATGGACGACGTCACGGGCCTGGTCAAAGGCGTGGTCAAGGGGGTAGCCAAGGGCGCGAGCCAGTTGGGCCAGGGCATCGTCCTGAACATGGACACCGCCAAGTTGAACTCGATCGTCACCACATACAACCGACGGGTGGACGCGCTCGTACCGCAACTCGACGCACTCATGGCCCCTTTGGACGAAGCGCACCGGAGCGCTCCGACGTTCGAAGCCCAAGAGGCGCGTGCGCAGGGCTTCGGCATGCGGGCCCTGGAGGAGTTCAAGGGCTCGCAGGTCTGGCTGAAGATCGACTCGACCGGCAAGTACGACCTCAACCTTGCCGCCAACGAGTACATGGAGAACGGCCACAGCCTGGACAAGCACGTCGGAAAGACGGACGAGCAGCTCACGCAGCGCCTGCGTGACCAGCAGACGAACGGACCGACCCAGGCATGGCCGTACGGCAAGCCGTACCCGAGCAGTTCTTCGGCCTTTCCCAACTACCAGCGGGCGGAGGACCTGACCGAGTACAACCTCAACAAGAACCAGGCCGCCATCGAGGCGTGGATCAAGAGCCCGCCACCACCGGCGGACGGAGACGTCAAGGGCTTCCATGCGACCGCGCCGAACGGCGAGACCAGCGGCCGCAGCGTGAGCAAGCAGCCGGTGGACCCGAACGACCCGCTCTCCGGGTACAAGCAGGGCGGCATGGACGCCAAGGCGTACGACGTCACCGGCATCGACACGCGGATCCGGTACGACAGCGGCCGAACCCCGCCGTTCACCGTCATGACGTCGATGCCCTCCAAGTCCTAG
- a CDS encoding type II toxin-antitoxin system VapC family toxin, giving the protein MSETVVMDCSALVHFLTNRDPLGLAVRTRVGAADVVAVPTLIDYEIQSALLGMRRGGKLTAREVDQAVDAYRQLPLVRHETLFLWDRVQALHGNLSAYDAQYVALAEALAATLITSDARIERSGAAKCGIEVLGSN; this is encoded by the coding sequence GTGAGCGAGACGGTCGTCATGGACTGCTCCGCCCTTGTGCACTTCCTCACCAACCGCGACCCGCTCGGCCTTGCGGTCCGCACCCGGGTGGGTGCCGCCGATGTCGTCGCCGTGCCCACGCTCATCGACTACGAGATCCAGTCCGCACTCCTCGGTATGAGGAGAGGGGGCAAGCTCACGGCCCGTGAAGTGGACCAGGCTGTCGATGCCTACCGGCAGCTCCCACTCGTCCGACACGAGACGCTCTTCCTCTGGGATCGCGTTCAGGCTCTCCACGGAAACCTGAGCGCCTACGATGCCCAGTACGTCGCCCTGGCCGAGGCTCTCGCCGCAACGCTGATCACCAGTGATGCCAGGATCGAACGGAGCGGTGCCGCGAAATGCGGCATCGAGGTCCTCGGCTCGAACTGA
- a CDS encoding transposase family protein — translation MTKNQPAEGPRDVVYQVRLPLSKRTIDLVADLIRQRRNRMRSVWRKAEPGKQAVIVLAVLRHDQRLADMAGGNQVGESTVRRWVKEVVKLLAARAPRLDRACKKIARSGGVVVLLDGTLIRTHRRTGRDDRKNYSGKHKAHGLLFLAVTDEKGNLIWISAAKPGRSSEITTARHNKITGHLREAGLGALADLGFVGLDDKPEDDPVIITGRKATRNHKLTVAEREANRLVSRERAANEHGFANLKSWRILTKLRTDTRQATTLLRALLVLANSEVQR, via the coding sequence GTGACCAAAAACCAGCCCGCCGAGGGCCCTCGGGATGTTGTCTACCAGGTCCGCCTCCCGCTGTCGAAGCGGACCATCGATCTCGTCGCCGACCTGATACGCCAACGCCGCAACCGGATGCGCTCTGTCTGGCGCAAGGCCGAACCCGGTAAGCAGGCCGTCATCGTGCTCGCCGTACTCCGTCACGACCAGCGCCTGGCCGACATGGCCGGCGGCAACCAGGTCGGCGAATCCACCGTCCGCCGCTGGGTGAAGGAAGTCGTCAAGCTGCTGGCCGCCCGCGCCCCGCGCCTGGACCGCGCATGCAAGAAGATCGCCCGCAGCGGCGGGGTCGTGGTCCTCCTCGACGGCACCCTGATCCGCACCCACCGCCGCACCGGGAGGGACGACCGGAAGAACTACTCCGGCAAACATAAGGCCCATGGCCTGCTGTTTCTCGCTGTCACCGACGAGAAGGGCAACCTGATCTGGATCTCCGCGGCCAAGCCCGGCCGGTCCAGCGAGATCACCACCGCCCGCCACAACAAGATCACCGGACACCTGAGGGAAGCCGGCCTCGGCGCCCTGGCCGACCTCGGCTTCGTCGGCCTCGACGACAAGCCCGAAGACGACCCGGTGATCATCACCGGCCGCAAGGCCACCCGCAACCACAAGCTGACCGTCGCCGAGAGGGAAGCGAACCGCCTGGTCAGCCGCGAACGCGCCGCCAACGAACATGGCTTCGCGAACCTCAAGTCATGGCGGATCCTGACCAAACTCCGCACGGACACCCGGCAGGCGACCACGCTCCTGCGGGCCCTGCTCGTTCTGGCGAACAGCGAAGTACAGCGCTGA
- a CDS encoding RNase A-like domain-containing protein, which produces MAEPQWATQQVVTVNEQVIHRWLAQGTRARLTIEAAWPSREEPVGRVQLEGDLLAGQGPVDVRAARVVLRRAPSSPHGFAVRATFPFYL; this is translated from the coding sequence TTGGCGGAGCCTCAATGGGCCACCCAACAGGTGGTGACCGTCAACGAGCAGGTCATCCACCGCTGGCTTGCCCAGGGCACCCGGGCCCGCCTCACCATCGAGGCCGCCTGGCCCTCCCGCGAGGAGCCCGTGGGCCGAGTCCAGCTGGAGGGCGACCTGTTGGCGGGGCAGGGACCCGTCGACGTCCGCGCGGCGCGCGTGGTGCTGCGCCGCGCACCGTCGAGTCCGCACGGCTTCGCCGTCCGCGCGACCTTCCCGTTCTACCTGTAG
- a CDS encoding IS5 family transposase: protein MTDAEWAEVRAAMPVPAWLLKRGGRPEAYCHRTMLDAVRYLVDNGVKWTALPVDFPYWRAVYDFFRRWRAYDYARELYERLRCSARERAGRNAEPSAGIIDSQSVDASETVGEDSRGYDGGKSRDGRKRHILTDTEGLLLEVTVTTADVHDSKAAPALLETFMQQPGRLLQLVWVDSAYQGPALAKAFARHGVRTEVVRRSDGQRGFVVLARRWVVERTLSWLARSRRLNRDHERRPDHHAQMVWWAAVIRLSRRLAADAPRWPEKRPGRLLRARA from the coding sequence ATGACGGATGCGGAGTGGGCCGAGGTCCGCGCCGCGATGCCGGTGCCGGCCTGGCTCCTGAAGCGGGGCGGGCGTCCGGAGGCGTACTGCCACCGGACAATGCTCGACGCGGTGCGCTACCTGGTCGACAACGGCGTGAAGTGGACGGCTCTGCCGGTCGATTTCCCGTACTGGCGGGCGGTCTACGACTTCTTCCGCCGCTGGCGGGCCTACGACTATGCGCGTGAACTGTACGAACGCCTGCGATGTTCGGCGAGGGAGCGCGCCGGCCGCAACGCCGAGCCCAGTGCGGGCATCATCGACAGTCAGTCGGTGGACGCCTCCGAGACCGTCGGCGAGGACAGCCGCGGATACGACGGCGGCAAGTCACGTGACGGCCGCAAGCGTCACATCCTGACCGACACCGAGGGCCTGCTCCTGGAAGTGACCGTGACCACGGCCGATGTGCACGACTCCAAGGCCGCCCCCGCACTGCTGGAGACGTTCATGCAGCAGCCGGGCCGGCTGCTGCAACTGGTGTGGGTCGACAGCGCCTACCAGGGTCCGGCGCTGGCGAAGGCGTTCGCCCGTCACGGAGTCCGGACCGAGGTCGTGCGCCGCTCCGACGGACAACGCGGATTTGTCGTACTGGCCCGCAGGTGGGTCGTGGAGCGGACGCTGAGCTGGCTGGCCCGCTCACGCCGCCTCAACCGCGACCACGAACGCCGCCCCGACCACCATGCCCAGATGGTGTGGTGGGCCGCCGTGATCAGACTTTCCCGGCGCCTGGCCGCAGACGCTCCGCGCTGGCCGGAGAAGCGTCCCGGCCGACTGCTCCGGGCGCGGGCATGA
- a CDS encoding ISAs1 family transposase: MPAAPSSPIPAALAKLGPLHQHGTGCLRAHLQRVPDPRSRRGRWYPLVGLLLICACAVVSGARTVTEITEWGQRATTTVLERLGIRRHLPGRRRAPSHATLTRLLAALDGDALDSAIGAYLAERDQTANAGRGTGSAPRPAIAVDGKALSGSAHRQQRHRHLLSAVTHAPTVTLAQREVGAKTNETAAFRPLLEPLDLTGTVVTFDALHSVKDQVRWLVREKKAHYIAVIKGNQPTASAQLKALPWEQVPVAHTVSGTGHGRRESRSVKTMAIAANLGGIAFPEARLALRIHRRRQESGKRQTRETVYAVTSLDTHQASPADLGGYVRGHWGIENSSHHVRDVVFAEDASTVHTGSAPRAMAALRNLAIGRLRLLGADNIAKTTRAIRDAPEHAIWIWVITDSPLLPGT, encoded by the coding sequence GTGCCTGCCGCTCCATCCTCCCCGATCCCTGCCGCCCTGGCGAAACTGGGCCCCCTGCACCAGCACGGCACCGGCTGCCTGCGTGCCCACCTCCAGCGCGTACCCGACCCGCGTTCGCGTCGCGGGCGGTGGTATCCCCTGGTCGGCTTGCTGCTGATCTGCGCCTGCGCAGTCGTCTCCGGCGCCCGGACCGTCACCGAGATCACCGAGTGGGGACAGCGTGCCACCACCACGGTGCTGGAACGACTCGGAATCCGCAGGCACTTGCCCGGACGTCGCCGTGCCCCGTCCCATGCCACCCTCACCCGGCTCCTTGCCGCCCTCGACGGCGATGCCCTGGACAGCGCGATCGGCGCCTACCTGGCCGAACGCGACCAAACCGCGAACGCCGGCCGCGGCACCGGCTCTGCGCCACGGCCGGCGATCGCGGTGGACGGCAAGGCACTGTCCGGCTCCGCGCACCGGCAGCAGCGCCACCGGCACCTGCTGTCCGCCGTCACTCACGCCCCCACCGTCACCCTGGCCCAGCGGGAAGTGGGTGCCAAGACCAACGAGACGGCCGCCTTCCGTCCGCTGCTGGAACCACTCGACCTGACCGGCACCGTGGTCACCTTCGACGCCCTGCACAGCGTCAAGGACCAGGTGCGCTGGCTGGTGCGGGAGAAGAAAGCCCACTACATCGCGGTGATCAAGGGAAACCAGCCGACCGCGTCTGCCCAGCTCAAGGCCCTGCCATGGGAGCAGGTGCCCGTAGCTCACACCGTCTCGGGGACCGGGCACGGGCGGCGGGAGTCCCGCTCGGTCAAGACCATGGCCATCGCGGCGAACCTGGGCGGGATCGCCTTCCCGGAAGCACGGCTGGCTCTGCGCATCCACCGGCGCCGCCAGGAGAGCGGCAAGCGGCAGACCCGGGAGACGGTCTACGCCGTCACCAGCCTCGATACCCACCAGGCCAGCCCTGCTGACCTGGGCGGATACGTGCGCGGCCACTGGGGAATCGAAAATTCCAGCCACCATGTCAGAGATGTGGTGTTCGCCGAGGACGCCTCCACCGTCCACACCGGCAGCGCGCCGCGGGCGATGGCCGCTCTGCGGAACCTGGCCATCGGCAGGCTGCGGCTGCTGGGAGCGGACAACATCGCCAAGACCACCCGAGCGATCCGGGACGCACCCGAACACGCCATCTGGATCTGGGTCATCACCGACAGCCCGCTCCTACCGGGAACTTGA
- a CDS encoding contact-dependent growth inhibition system immunity protein encodes MSMKPLEHDRRYGELDQVMRAYLGQPADDTPERRSRALNAYLRHTWQTRPWAIAEAERQLREYSRNPPGRIRHRLGEFYAIPSTGMAEPEIGDWLMMLADHLKRSVEEGDVPEPSSPQTHWEWHARFPEAAQLLGGWFSQDIVDEFPDHDAAVADYAATTEPQLVARLVGELHELLALSMDEGDYALAAAELGMEVGPPEPFSYGAWFRSVAATLADG; translated from the coding sequence ATGTCCATGAAGCCCCTCGAACACGACCGCCGGTACGGCGAGCTGGACCAGGTGATGCGCGCGTACCTGGGACAACCGGCCGACGATACCCCGGAGCGGCGCAGCCGCGCGCTGAACGCATACCTCCGTCACACCTGGCAGACCCGCCCCTGGGCCATCGCGGAGGCGGAGCGCCAGCTGCGCGAGTACAGCCGTAACCCGCCAGGTCGCATCCGGCACAGGCTGGGCGAGTTCTACGCGATCCCCAGCACCGGGATGGCCGAGCCGGAGATCGGCGACTGGCTGATGATGCTGGCTGACCACCTCAAAAGGAGCGTCGAGGAAGGCGACGTCCCGGAACCGTCGTCCCCGCAGACTCACTGGGAGTGGCACGCGCGCTTCCCCGAAGCCGCGCAGCTGCTTGGCGGCTGGTTCTCGCAGGACATCGTCGACGAGTTCCCCGACCACGACGCCGCCGTCGCCGACTACGCAGCCACCACCGAGCCCCAACTGGTCGCACGCCTTGTGGGCGAACTCCACGAGTTGCTCGCCCTCTCCATGGACGAGGGGGACTACGCCTTGGCAGCCGCCGAACTCGGCATGGAGGTCGGCCCGCCCGAGCCGTTCTCCTACGGCGCCTGGTTTCGGTCTGTGGCGGCGACGCTGGCCGACGGCTGA
- a CDS encoding ISL3 family transposase, translated as MRATTGACRCGQRSSRVHGRYVRRLRDVAVGGLGVVIELCVRRFRCENPDCTAVTFAEQIAGLTTPHSRYGPLLRGVLTRVGLALAGRAGVRLAAAAGITVGKDTLLRLVRALPDPEIGQVEVLGVDDFAFRKGRHYGTVLIDMATHRPLHLYDGREGEDLAAWLRGHPEVKVICRDRSGGYAEGARAGAPQAEQVADRYHLWANLGQAVEKSVNAHRSRLTEPVPATDGNSDALEAEPEKVQPSTELKIVTRLREQHAAAHELWEKGMSKAAIGRKLGLHQATVRKLVNARSADEVVAKSLQRAHIVDPYVGHLHRRWNEGVRNAAQLYREIQQLGYPGGELAVQRHLRRYRTGRGHAPVPGPKPPSVREVTSWIMTHPEHLRDEDADKLHRLRKRDPELDRLTLHVRKFAAMMTGRHGDRLEDWITNAEQDTLTPLAGFARNLRRDFDAVRNGLSLPHSSGTVEGNINRLKMLKRQMFGRASLDLLRKRVLLAR; from the coding sequence GTGCGGGCCACGACTGGGGCCTGCCGGTGCGGCCAGAGGTCGTCTCGGGTGCACGGTCGGTACGTACGGAGGTTGCGCGATGTCGCCGTTGGCGGGCTCGGCGTGGTGATCGAGTTGTGCGTGCGCCGATTCCGCTGCGAGAACCCTGACTGCACAGCGGTGACGTTCGCCGAACAGATCGCGGGGCTGACCACCCCGCACAGTCGCTATGGCCCGCTGCTGCGTGGGGTGTTAACGCGGGTCGGGCTGGCGCTGGCCGGCAGGGCAGGAGTCCGACTCGCGGCCGCGGCCGGTATCACCGTGGGCAAGGACACGCTGCTGCGGCTGGTCAGAGCCCTGCCCGACCCGGAGATCGGCCAGGTGGAGGTACTCGGTGTCGACGACTTCGCCTTCCGTAAAGGCCGCCACTACGGCACTGTGCTCATCGACATGGCCACCCACCGTCCACTGCACCTCTACGACGGACGTGAGGGAGAGGACCTGGCTGCCTGGCTCCGCGGTCACCCTGAGGTGAAGGTCATCTGCCGTGACCGTTCCGGCGGATACGCGGAAGGTGCACGGGCCGGGGCACCGCAGGCCGAGCAGGTCGCTGATCGCTATCACCTGTGGGCCAACCTCGGACAGGCGGTCGAGAAGTCGGTGAACGCCCATCGTTCCCGCCTGACCGAACCAGTTCCCGCAACTGACGGTAACTCCGATGCCCTGGAGGCGGAGCCCGAGAAGGTCCAGCCATCGACGGAGCTGAAGATCGTGACTCGATTGCGTGAGCAGCATGCCGCCGCCCACGAACTGTGGGAGAAGGGCATGTCCAAGGCGGCGATCGGCCGGAAACTCGGGCTGCACCAAGCCACCGTCCGCAAGCTGGTCAACGCCCGCTCCGCGGACGAAGTCGTCGCCAAGAGCCTGCAACGGGCGCATATCGTCGATCCGTACGTCGGCCACCTGCACCGGCGCTGGAACGAAGGTGTCAGAAACGCCGCCCAGCTCTACCGCGAGATCCAACAACTGGGCTATCCAGGTGGCGAGTTGGCCGTCCAGCGTCATCTGCGGCGCTACCGAACCGGGCGCGGACATGCACCCGTCCCCGGCCCCAAGCCGCCATCGGTCCGCGAGGTCACCTCCTGGATCATGACCCACCCCGAGCACCTGCGGGACGAGGACGCCGACAAGCTCCACCGCCTACGCAAACGGGATCCCGAGCTCGACCGGCTCACCCTCCACGTCAGGAAGTTCGCCGCGATGATGACCGGACGCCACGGCGACCGCCTCGAAGACTGGATCACCAACGCTGAGCAAGACACGCTGACCCCGCTCGCGGGCTTCGCCCGCAACCTCCGCCGCGACTTCGACGCCGTCCGCAACGGACTGTCCCTGCCACACAGTTCCGGCACCGTCGAAGGCAACATCAACCGGCTGAAGATGCTGAAACGCCAGATGTTCGGCAGGGCCAGCCTCGATCTCCTACGCAAACGCGTCCTACTCGCACGGTGA
- a CDS encoding MFS transporter → MTDALTERREPPPAGMVRIAIGPIAVIGVFGMTLGMTYPLLARMLESNGASSTVIGLNGAMTPLGMIVTAFVIPALVRRTGAWRLMVGASAGTSAVMVMFGLTDSLPVWFVLRAVLGACAVAMFILSETWISENAGEAYRGRLLTAYTSVLALGFCVGPAVLSLTGNSVRTALAFAVLSPVIALVPLFTERSAVPRMESSGKAPVTALVRQMSALLAAVLAVSVFDAVTLQFLPLYGERSGLPTGQGELALTVLLVGQMALQFPLGWLADRIGGRSALLLSLAAGTVGSLLLPLIMDSGGWMWPLVAIWGGIAFSGYPLVLSILGADLGGQNLLLANTAFAVVWGVGGVVGPPYAGAAMDLWGTDGMAWSLASLWILALVAAAFTLVRHGGRALRSPQ, encoded by the coding sequence ATGACGGACGCCCTTACTGAACGTCGTGAGCCGCCCCCGGCCGGCATGGTCCGTATCGCCATCGGACCCATCGCCGTCATCGGCGTCTTCGGAATGACCCTGGGGATGACCTACCCGTTGCTCGCGCGCATGCTGGAGAGCAACGGCGCCTCTTCCACCGTGATCGGGCTCAACGGAGCGATGACGCCGCTCGGCATGATCGTCACCGCATTCGTGATCCCCGCGCTGGTACGGAGAACGGGCGCGTGGCGACTGATGGTTGGGGCGTCCGCCGGCACGTCCGCGGTCATGGTGATGTTCGGCCTTACGGACAGCCTTCCGGTCTGGTTCGTCCTCCGGGCGGTCCTGGGCGCCTGCGCCGTCGCCATGTTCATCCTCAGCGAGACCTGGATCAGCGAGAACGCCGGTGAGGCCTACCGCGGCCGACTGCTGACCGCGTACACCTCGGTGCTCGCCCTCGGCTTCTGCGTCGGCCCCGCCGTCCTCAGCCTTACTGGCAACTCGGTCCGGACGGCACTGGCCTTCGCCGTGCTCAGCCCCGTCATCGCTCTGGTGCCGCTGTTCACCGAGCGGTCCGCGGTGCCGCGTATGGAGAGCTCCGGGAAGGCGCCCGTCACGGCGCTGGTCCGGCAGATGTCGGCCCTGCTGGCCGCCGTGCTCGCGGTGTCCGTCTTCGACGCGGTCACGTTGCAGTTCCTCCCCCTCTACGGAGAGCGGTCCGGACTGCCCACCGGGCAGGGGGAGTTGGCGCTAACCGTGCTACTCGTCGGCCAGATGGCCCTGCAGTTCCCGCTGGGCTGGCTCGCGGACCGGATCGGCGGCCGCTCCGCGCTCCTGCTCTCCCTCGCGGCGGGCACGGTGGGTTCGCTGCTGCTTCCCCTCATCATGGATTCCGGGGGGTGGATGTGGCCGTTGGTGGCCATCTGGGGCGGCATCGCCTTCTCCGGCTACCCCTTGGTGCTGAGCATCCTCGGCGCCGACCTCGGCGGCCAGAACCTGCTCCTGGCCAATACGGCCTTCGCGGTCGTGTGGGGAGTGGGCGGTGTAGTCGGCCCGCCCTACGCGGGCGCCGCCATGGACCTGTGGGGCACGGACGGGATGGCGTGGTCATTGGCGTCGCTGTGGATCCTGGCGCTCGTCGCGGCGGCATTCACCCTCGTTCGGCATGGTGGACGAGCGCTGCGTTCCCCACAGTAG